The Lycium ferocissimum isolate CSIRO_LF1 chromosome 10, AGI_CSIRO_Lferr_CH_V1, whole genome shotgun sequence genome window below encodes:
- the LOC132032762 gene encoding uncharacterized protein LOC132032762, translating to MVTIKVLMMLIVAAILCCSHQQVVVAREVAMPDDGNELQIWPWDIPRYLSLPFPWPGPWPFPWPWPYPPPAHAPTSCSTSDKKKVKTCMFNTTSIDTCCPTFKSILGTSCPCYKYAEDLDNVVLITLKTYCDVDSPCKGVQVIKLYEEEEEEE from the coding sequence ATGGTAACCATAAAGGTGCTCATGATGTTAATAGTGGCTGCAATTTTATGTTGCAGCCACCAACAAGTGGTCGTGGCTAGAGAAGTGGCCATGCCCGACGACGGGAACGAGCTACAAATCTGGCCATGGGATATCCCACGTTATTTGTCGTTGCCGTTTCCGTGGCCAGGACCATGGCCGTTTCCGTGGCCATGGCCATACCCTCCTCCCGCCCATGCTCCGACTAGCTGCTCGACTAGTGACAAAAAAAAGGTGAAGACGTGCATGTTCAACACAACTTCAATTGATACGTGCTGCCCAACATTCAAGAGCATACTAGGCACTAGTTGCCCTTGCTATAAGTATGCTGAGGATTTGGACAATGTAGTCTTGATCACTCTCAAAACTTATTGTGATGTCGATAGCCCTTGTAAGGGTGTGCAA